AGAGGTTGCGGGCATGCAGGATGTCGTTTTTGTCTACCGCCGAGGACAGCACAAAGAGCAGGCACCCTTTGGTCACCTCAGAAGGCAGCTTTTGGTATTCCTCTATAAACTCCCAGCCGTCCATGCCAGGCATGTTAATGTCCAGGAAGATGATCTCAGGAAAGTCCTCCGGAGCTTCACTCACCAGTTGGGTCAAGTTCTCCAGGGCGTCTTCGGCCCATAAATAACTGTTGATGGTGTCTGCGAAGTGCTGCCCTCTTATTACGCTTTCGCATAAGAAGTTATGGATCTCATCATCATCAATTAAAAATACTTTCCTGTTCTTACTCATGTGTTAGGGGATACTTAAAAAAAACTTTGAAGGTTGATCCCTTGCCTACCTCACTATCAACATCTACCCAGCCACCAATGGTCTCCACCTGGGTTTTAATCATGTAAAGGCCCAAGCCTTTCCCTTCAATGTGAGGATGAAATCGCCGGTAAAGCCCAAAAATTTTGGAGCCCTGTTTGCCCAGGTCAATCCCCATGCCGTTGTCTTGTATCTGCAGACATAATAATTCGTTTGAAAATACAGTTTTAATACCAATTTCCAAACCTGTTCCTTCGCGGCGGTATTTTATAGCGTTCGTAATCAGGTTCAAAAGAATGCTGTGCACATAACCTTTATAGGCCAACACCTTGGTGCCGGCGCTAAAATCTGTGGTCAGGTTGCAGGAGGACTGGAACAACTGCCAGGCCACGCTGTCCTGCACATCCTGTAATACCTCCTGCAAATCCACTACCTCCAGGGGCTGGTCTACCTTGCTCCTGATGGTGAGAATCTCGTTCAGGTCTTTAATGGTAGAGTCTAGCTTGTGCGAGGTTTTCTCCAGCTTATTGATGAGGACCGGGTTGACCGGGTCCAGCACGTTTTTACGGTTGTACAGGCTGGTCAGCCCCATGATATTGGCCACGGGCGCCCTAAGGTTGTGGGAGACAATATAGGCGAACTGCCGCAGGTGCTCGTTTTGCCGCGCCATCTCCTCGGTAAGGCTGAGTTTCTCGGCCTCGGCCTGCTTGCGGTCCTTTATCTGCCTGATGGAGATAAAGCTGAAATTCTCCTGCTCAAAACCAAAAAGGTTGAAATTAATTTCCACGGGTACTTCCTGCCCATCTTTGGCCCGCACGTTTATCTCAAAGCTTTTGATGGTGACCGGCCCTTCCCCGGTGCTCTGGCGCTCCCAGACCTGCCGCAAAAGCGATGGGGCAACCTCAAAAATGGTAAGCG
This Rufibacter radiotolerans DNA region includes the following protein-coding sequences:
- a CDS encoding response regulator, with product MSKNRKVFLIDDDEIHNFLCESVIRGQHFADTINSYLWAEDALENLTQLVSEAPEDFPEIIFLDINMPGMDGWEFIEEYQKLPSEVTKGCLLFVLSSAVDKNDILHARNLSEVNDFFSKPLTPDILNIISEHYPMP
- a CDS encoding PAS domain-containing sensor histidine kinase, coding for MKSLAEEAFEIPKDGYYKLLFENNPLPMWVFNTQSLRFIMVNAAAVKLYGYSEEEFLQMTIKDVRPPDQVPHLLDVLSQIREDLNLTDECVHRKKDGTLLYVEVHAHALEVQGNNNYRLAVVHDLTAKKIAEKQLLDLESRAQSILNNIVGIIFSFNAKMEMTFVSPQCETILGYTPDEFYADKYLWFNLVNPIDRPLFEEALPKLKTSSNQFQMEYRIRTKAGEEKWLITRCSSKLDEQGHMMRLDGSSNDITLRKRTEEKLKFADLSIEHAAEAFLWARVDGSILRVNKAAIALLRYSEEELLALTIFEVAPSLLRQVWERQSTGEGPVTIKSFEINVRAKDGQEVPVEINFNLFGFEQENFSFISIRQIKDRKQAEAEKLSLTEEMARQNEHLRQFAYIVSHNLRAPVANIMGLTSLYNRKNVLDPVNPVLINKLEKTSHKLDSTIKDLNEILTIRSKVDQPLEVVDLQEVLQDVQDSVAWQLFQSSCNLTTDFSAGTKVLAYKGYVHSILLNLITNAIKYRREGTGLEIGIKTVFSNELLCLQIQDNGMGIDLGKQGSKIFGLYRRFHPHIEGKGLGLYMIKTQVETIGGWVDVDSEVGKGSTFKVFFKYPLTHE